AAACAATACATCATATGTAAACAATGCATGATGGGTGTAAGTATCATGAAAAGTAGGTTACCATGCTGTACACCCACAGTGTGGACAATAACGTATCGTAACAAATGGCAATGCATGGAAACCGGTTCCCAAGATATATCCTTTAATACAGTAGATCAGCCGATAATGTGTCAGCAGAAGGCAAAGAAGCTAGTCTACAGTGTAGGAAACAACTTCTTAAAAACCAACCGCCATGCAAGGAATTGTAACAGACGCTGCTGAAAACGCAGATGAATACAAGAAGGATTTCTGCAGCAGTGTTATCTTGCCTCACCCTTTGCAGCCGTGATTGTTAAAGTCCTGCGCGCAGTCGACCAGCTGCTGTTCCGACTGGAAATAAACAGAGCAGACACAGTGTTAGACGGCAGTGAGGGAGGCACCGGTCTCTGACTATTAGACACAGGAGAAATGAAACGCCTCACCAGCAGTGGAAGCTTCCCCGATGCAATGGCGACGACAGACTCCAAGCATCCCGTGGTTGAAAACGTCCAACAGCTTCCGCATGGGCCCTGGAATAGGAACAGCAATTACTACTAGGgatctgcctgcctgcccgcccgCCTGtccccctgcctgcctccctgcccgCCCGCCTCTCTCTCTTGTATCTATCCAGTCTGAGTTGTTTACCTGGTTCTTTACTGGAGTCACGAAGTTGCCTTTCTCTCTCCAGTCCACAGAGTCTGGGTAGGGTCCATTGCTGCTGACGTGGTTCCCTTTAGTAGCAGAGCAGTTctgaacaaaacaatacagttcaTTAGCTTCAGTAGCAGTTTTACTCCAGGTTACCCTTACAAGACATTGGAGAACAAGGAACACCCCCCTGTATAGTTACCAGAGGAGCTGgatagagcacaggggagcagggtagagcacaggagagcagggtaaaGCACAGGGGAGCTGGATAGAGCACGGAGAAGTACGGTAAAGAACAGGGAAATTTGTTTGCACTGTATTTTGTAATTACCTGCGGCTCCGTCAAGAGGTACTGCTTTTTAAACTCCAGGAAGGTTAAGTCAGAGAACTGATTGAGACCCACTGaaacaaacattcaaaatgaGATACATCAATACACTgtatcagtaataataataataataataataataataataataataataataataataataataataataataataataataataatttgacaatACTTGTGAATTTATGATTCCCTGCATTGTGATGATCAATCTTTCTTTTGTTCTCCACGAAGATCTGCAGGCGATGGTAATACTCCTCCGGCCCGTACTGCTTATTGTACTGAAATTGAGTGGGAACGAACAATAGAAAAAACAGAAGCATGAGACGGAAATGATAGCGTTTGTTCTGTTCGTCTGAGCCACAGTAAAAATCACTGTTGTATCATATGCGATACCTCCTTTATATCTACCCCCTTCAGTCACGAGTGCGAGAAGTTGCCGTGCCAAAACTTTGACAAAAACGTAccgtatgcattataaaatagattcatagataggaaacttaacatgacACAATTACACGCGGTGACGGAAGGGGATATTTCATTGTTTCACAAATTCTGTATATTTAATTTCCACGCGAGGAAACATTTTAGAATCAAGTACAAAGGTGGAACTGTTCACAAGCTGGCTACGTTAGCAGCGAGTCGATAAACAAACGGGAAAGTCCCCAGGCAACAGCACCAAACAAGGAACGATGCAATGCCGGTTTACACTGCTCATAATTCGCTTATTAAGTACAAAATGCTCAACACTGAAACTTAACGtgctctttttttatatatataagccTGTTATAAAACGTCTACAACAGATTCAGTACAAAGGCACAATTTACCTGTGACTTCCATAACTTGAACAGGTATTCCtctgtaagaaaaaaacaaacaaactgaacttTACAGTAATAAGagtaataaaaacattatttttatgcgatatatatataatgattatatatatatatatatatatatatatatatatatatatatatgtgtgtgtgtgtgtgtagttctTGACAGACTGAGAAACCCACCTTCAACAGAGACTGCTGGCGCGCAGTAAGTACTGTGCAACACCACCACGAGAGTTAGCAGGGTTGCGCTCCACAGTCCCATGTTCAGTTCGTGTCAGTCCGGTGCAGCTGCTGAGCACAGTACTGGAGCTGGTTCTATGTAAGTGACACATCACATGATCCTTGAGATCAGAATCTCATATGAACATGACTGTAGTTCCTCATTcaagtctcttttttttttggtttcggTTTCATCAAACCTGATTTGTTACTGCGACCACTGTGTGAGGATCAGTTAGTGTTTTGTTGTGTAGCTAAGCTGTTGTATTTGCTCATATACATACTCATAGTACACCTTACTATGTGGTCATTGCTTGTTATGGGGTGTCCTGTCAGTTTCTTGCCTTCAGATACAGTACATTGTGTGTTTGCAGTCAGCTACGGGACTCGACCATGTCTTGAGTATTGTTTTTCCCAAAGTGTTCTGGCTATATGTTCTTGTTATACATTAACTATTGCTGGTCAAGGCGCTCGTCAAGCAGAACATAAGCAGTATGTTgtgaagcaaatttcaaattggaATGAGTATTTTATTGAACTCATTTGGGTGGAACAACAGTAGCAGTGAATTATGCATGCTTCATCAAATCTGCTTTAATAACATCAGCAGACAGATACAAGAACAGTCAGATGTCACGCCTGGTGGTCAGATGGTGACTTGTTTCGGTTATCTATTTGTCTTAAAACttaacacacattaaaaaatgtgtcaGATAGAAAGAGGaagtttaaaaagagaaacaacaACTCATTGTGAGTCCCTCCAGCTGGAttcatatataataaataattaaagagTGGCCATCTTTACAATAGACCTCAGAGTCTTTTGCAAAAACGTAACTGAAACATTTGTTTGCATGATGTAAAGTTATGGTTGCATAAGGTACACAAGCTTAGGGGTAGTGATCAAATGAGAAATGAGATACAATTGTGCATAGGATTCTTTCTATGCTCATGTTTTTTAGAGAATGTTTGCAATACCATGTGGTCCACCTTGACTGCATCCAGCACTTATCTTTTAAGGGCAATTCTGGGATAACTGCAGATGGGTGATGCAATGCAGGGCGatttcccagtgctgtaaaatactctcAAACAATCCTGCTGTGGATTATCCCGGCGGGGTACAGATTGATCAAATCCACCCCTTAGACATCAAAAGGAATACTGTACAGGCATGGGAATAAGACACCATTTGCATAGCAgttgcacccattccaggttttactacaagcttgattagccacagcgtaaaTGTAACAAGCTCAGACGTGTGTGATTTAagtcagtgaaaccaggaatggattaaactgtcatgcaatgggagtcttatttccatccctgttgtgcAGACTCAGAATATTTGATTTTTCCTAAGGCCCTTGCTAATTTACGCTAGCACTGTTTCTTCTAGTCACCGGTGAAGCCAATGTGATGGGTTGAACTGTTCCACCGTCCTTTCCTGGAAAGTGTTTGTCTTGTTCCTCTTGTCAGGTCAGCTCACACTGAGCCGCTGCAGAAACCTGTACCCCGGCAACAAGCAGAAGGGGTCCAGATGTGTGAGTCCACGCTGCAGTGCAGTGAATCCACACCTCTCTATTTACACCTCTGGGTAGCCTGTTACAATAAACACTCAGAAAAACACTTGTCACCCTGAGATAGAATAGATTTATTAGCAAGAGGTAATCAggaaacatacatatttatacaaaaactggaaaacaaaaagtattttccaGATGAGCTGTAAGTGGAAATAAACTTCAGGACTGAAAGAGAATTCTCATACCACTGGGTATTgctcacagcaaaaaaaaaagtatatatatattttttttgttattttttttagtgttttttgttgttgtttttttttcggtTTGATATAGTGGAGCATGCCTGCCGCTTAATAATTTAGTGTGTTTCTATACTGTACAtggtaaaaatacatacaaatattcaCAGAATAAGCACTACATTACTATAGTCCTGTTAGAAGAGTGATTCCAGACAGGATTACAGTATAtgtaatttattaaattaaattaaattacagtCTATGTTATTTTCTACTTCTAAAGTTGTGGTACTAAATATCACACATTGTTTAGCAATTTTAAGTAAGTAAGCTTGTTGCTAGGATATAATGCTGTAAAGAAAGTGCTTTACAATGTTACACATTAAGTAATAGATAAGGCTGCATGTAGAAAATATACAGCATACACACCCTTCAGGAGAATTGTTAAAGTTTCTACAAAATACAGATTTTcccatatattcatatattctcAAAGATGCAGTATCCCTTCTGCTAAGACTCTTGTTTGGGCTACTTTACAAAAATACCTTTATAAATTGTGCAAGCTGCAAAGCTCTGCCCCGTTTCTTTTCAGCTAGTACAACAGATTTAGTCGTACTGGTTCCTGGTCATTGGCACACTAGGAAGAACAGATTTGCTGTGACTATAATGCTTCTCAGTAAATTCACTTCCACAGACAGAACAGCTCAGTACCTTTCTGAACACTTCACTCCTTAATTAATCTTCCTGTTTGTCAGCACATTTGATTCTGCTCTGCTGAAACAGCaccaaagaacaaaaataaatcaactaatcaataaacacagatagCAAATAAATAACCAGATGGCATACGGTGGCAAAGTTACTGAAAGATTTGCTGATTCTTACTGTTTTTctcaaaaacacaataacatattgaattcatCAACATTCAAGAACTTCATTATTGCCAAAACAAGAAATGCTGCGTCTTTAGACATGTCCTCCACAAAGTCATTTCCCCTTTTTGTAATACATTATCAATGCAGTTGATTTGAATGATATGATTATAGACCCCCCATGCTGTACAGGTCAGGTCAGGTCACATACAGCTTATTTAACATTCCAGGGACCATCAAAATTTAGTTTTTCTTCAGTGAGATTCTCTTCATGGTGGAAATGATTATAGTTCATATACTGCTGTCGCAATTCTGTGCTTGCATCTGATTACATCAAGCTGTGAATGTCTTTAAATAGTCTTGGCTTGACCTCCTCTCCGGATGATCTTTTGGGTAACCATCATATAACTTCTCAAttttacttctttaaaaaaaaaaaaatcttacatttCTGCAGCGTTTGTGAGGAGCAAATGAAATGAATGAGTAAATCCTCCCTGACTCTCCCTAGTTAACGGGCCGTGTACGAGTAAATCCTCCCTGACTCTCCCTAGTTAACGGGCCGTGTACGAGTAAATCCTCCCTGACTCTCCCTAGTTAACGGGCTGTGTACGAGTAAATCCTCCCTGACTCTCCCTAGTTAACGGGCCGTGTACGAGTAAATCCTCCCTGACTCTCCCTAGTTAACGAGCAGTGTACGAGTAAATCCTCCCTGACTCTCCCTAGTTAACGGGCCGTGTACGAGTAAATCCTCCCTGACTCTCCCTAGTTAACGGGCAGTGTACGAGTACATCCTCCCTGATTCTCCCTAGTTAACGGGCCGTGTGTTTGAACCTGGTGCTCTCCTTCAAATCTTACTGGAAGTGCTGGATTTCATCTATATAAAGAcgtttaaaaaagtgtttgaaaCCTCCTCTCAGAATGGTTTAGTATTAAATACACCTTTATGCATGCCAAGCCACGAAGGACTGTTAACAGTATAAGGTTGGGGACTCAGTGACCGCTCGTCGTTCTCCTTTTTCCTGGTAGCCTGGTTTTATTATTGTAGAAAACAACTAGATAATATATGATAAATGCAGACAAAACAATAGTAAAGAACAAATAAGCTTCTAAGTGTATTATTCCCCCCAAACCTCTGTACCCATACATTTAAAGTTTGTGTTAGGCTTCTAGTTTACTTCTAATAACAAGGGCACACAGCTCCTTGCAGAAACACCTACTAGAAGGATATGTCTAAGCAGTCTAATACAAATAATAGATTATGTACATATCATATAGTATTTGTAAAGTTCGTTAGCTGCGGGGATATCATCCGTCCTCCCTTCAGGTAGCCAATTTGGGCTCTATTCTCAGGGAGGCTTCATAAAGACTTTCTTCATCCAGCACAGCACTACTGTCCAGCAAATACTCTgttgtctgaaaaaaaataataataattgaggttCAACATAAGGCAAGAGTTCCAGTTGTAGCCCCTTCCAGTTTGTTACCCACCCCCTACTCTAAAATGGGTTCCAGCACAGCTTCTTTATGCTCTAAAAGGaagtatatatattgtataatgaACACACAATGCCAAATGCACCCAGTTGCGTTTTTAAAGTGCAAAGGCctttaaatataaaaagaaatgaaGTGCTTACCTTGGGCTGGTGTTCAACTTTGTAGGCTGTCTGCTGGAACTGCCTGATTTCTCTAATAATATGGGAGATCTGTGAATAATCATAGGATTTGAAATGACACTTGGAAGTTCTCATAACATTAAGAGAGTCTGGAAGCAGACGCCGTGCTGGGAGGGTCACTGTGGAATCTCCTGAGCTGTATCTTGAGAATACTCAGTCATCTCTAACACTACTGTCCTCATACAGGGCTGAGGCATGTCATGCAAGTtcattataacaaatgtaaagagATCAGTGACTGGGTGGCTCAGCGGTCTGGCACTGGGGGATGAAGGTATCTGGTTTGACTCAATATTTAAACATCAGAGCTCAATGCCATTAGATTGATGCCACACACAGGTATTGCATTAATTACATCAATTAACCCATACATTGTAACTTCAAATATTCAGTCATATGTTATTATGACGGCGACATTAGCCGAAAAGTCTGTCTGCATTTCCAAGCGTTTAGTCAAGTCTTCAATTAACACGTTTAACTGCTTAACAGAGCGTCCAGCCTGCAGATTCCGTGTCTGCCAGGGTCCTGATCACATGGGAGAACGACTGCATTCCTAGATAATTACCATCCTCATTTTGGAGAAGTTGACCAGCCCGTCCTCAGTGTAGTTGGGTGTCCCCTCCTCGATGAAGGCCAGGTCTGTCAGGTACATGCCCAGGTACGGCACACACGGAGGATCACAACTGGAAAGACAAAGCACAGGCAAGGGCCCTTACAAACCTTTCTGCAGTTTccccccatgctttccccatggttatactgtgcagagTTTACCAGTGCCTTGTTTATTTATAACgcttaccaatgctttaccattatacttttactatgggaaagtCACTGTAAAGCATGAAGCACAATCCCAGCACTGTACCACCTCACGTATCTTTAACGTGCCCCGATGCAGCACACAAATCAATAGAACACTTACTTTTTCAAAGCCTCTCGGAGGTTCTTAAACCTGCCCTCGGATGAGACCAGCTTCTGTAACTTGTCAATCAGAGCTTTTGTCTGCAAGGAAGAACACACACAAGTCTTTCAATTACTGGAACTGAAAcccaaacgagagagagagagagagagagagagagagagagagagagagagagagagagagagagaaagagagagagagagagagagagaacttgaCATGTCAGTGAACAGTGCTTCAGCTGtgaaaagaaaagaataaaaaacaaatatttctgaACATACAAATCATTTGGATACTGTCAGGGATCTACAGAAAGGAATACGGTTGTTCTCTTTGCACGCTCATTTGTAtgttgcatattttatttttttagccatCACAGTCTATGGTACAGGTACATTTGTCAGGTCAGCTGGCACACACACCATTGCAACATGACATGACTAGACGTCATGTGGGGTCACCGGTTCgagcccagcctcctccctgttacgtTACCTGCTTGGAGACTTTGAGCCAGGTTTTCTTCAGCCTGAAGATGGCGCTGCGGTTCAACGAGGAGGTGATCTCCAGCACGGCGTTGTAGTTGTGCAGACAGCGGCAGATATCAGCCACGGCCACCCACTTCTCCACCGCCGTCACACGCACGTTCACGTCTTCCGACCGCAGAATCTCTGAGGCTATCAAGTTGCTGATCTTTCAAAAAAGAATCATTAAGTACCGGgttaataatataaacacattgcaatgAAAGAAGGTCAGATGCATGAATAACAagatcagtttttattattacagcACATTTTCCTATACTTTTACCAGGGATTAATTTTTCTTTGCTGTggattagaaatactaaaagaaac
The DNA window shown above is from Acipenser ruthenus chromosome 24, fAciRut3.2 maternal haplotype, whole genome shotgun sequence and carries:
- the LOC117429312 gene encoding pro-cathepsin H-like; translated protein: MGLWSATLLTLVVVLHSTYCAPAVSVEEEYLFKLWKSQYNKQYGPEEYYHRLQIFVENKRKIDHHNAGNHKFTMGLNQFSDLTFLEFKKQYLLTEPQNCSATKGNHVSSNGPYPDSVDWREKGNFVTPVKNQGPCGSCWTFSTTGCLESVVAIASGKLPLLSEQQLVDCAQDFNNHGCKGGLPSQAFEYIQYNKGLMTEDGYPYTGQDGTCKFKPELAAAFVKEVVNITKYDEMSMVDAVARFNPVSMAYEVTSDFMHYQDGVYTSTVCHNTTDTVNHAVLAVGYGEERGTPYWIVKNSWGPYWGMKGYFYIERGRNMCGLAACSSYPVPLL